Proteins from a single region of Zhongshania aliphaticivorans:
- the ctaD gene encoding cytochrome c oxidase subunit I has translation MGAHHGPAKGFSRWLFTTNHKDIGTMYLWFSFAMFLLGGSFAMIIRAELFQPGLQIVQPEFFNQMTTMHGLVMVFGAIMPAFVGLANWMIPMMIGAPDMALPRMNNWSFWILPPTFLLLASTLLMEGGGPNFGWTFYAPLSTTYAPPSVTFFIFAVHAMGISSIMGSINIIATIVNMRAPGMTYMKMPMFVWTWLITAFLLVAVMPVLAGAVTMMLMDIHFGTSFFSAAGGGDPVLFQHVFWFFGHPEVYIIILPAFGVVSEIIPTFSRKPLFGYDSMVYATSSIAFLSFIVWAHHMYTVGMPIAGELFFMYATMLIAVPTAAKVFNWITTMFKGSITLETPMLFAIAKVFLFTIGGFSGLMLAIAPADFQYHDSYFVVAHFHYTMVAGAIFALSAAVYYWIPKWTGKMYNETMGKAHFWISFIGFNLTFFPQHFVGLAGMPRRIPDYNLMFADFNMMSSIGAFIYGTSQLLFLFNIVRTITHGKPVTEDKVWEGGTTLEWTVPSPAPYHTFTTPPEIK, from the coding sequence ATGGGTGCTCATCACGGACCTGCTAAAGGTTTCAGTCGGTGGTTATTTACCACCAACCACAAAGACATCGGTACGATGTATTTGTGGTTCAGCTTTGCGATGTTCTTATTAGGCGGCTCGTTCGCCATGATCATTCGCGCTGAATTGTTCCAGCCCGGCTTGCAAATTGTGCAGCCCGAGTTTTTCAACCAAATGACGACCATGCATGGCTTGGTCATGGTGTTTGGTGCCATCATGCCGGCTTTTGTTGGCTTGGCTAACTGGATGATACCGATGATGATCGGTGCACCAGATATGGCATTGCCACGTATGAACAACTGGTCATTTTGGATTTTGCCACCAACGTTTTTATTGTTGGCGTCTACCCTTCTTATGGAAGGCGGTGGTCCTAACTTTGGTTGGACGTTCTACGCGCCGTTGTCTACGACATACGCGCCTCCAAGCGTGACCTTCTTTATATTTGCGGTTCACGCCATGGGTATATCGTCGATCATGGGCTCGATCAACATCATTGCCACTATTGTGAACATGCGCGCGCCAGGCATGACTTACATGAAAATGCCAATGTTTGTATGGACTTGGTTGATTACGGCGTTCTTGCTAGTGGCGGTTATGCCGGTATTAGCCGGTGCAGTTACCATGATGTTAATGGATATTCACTTTGGCACCAGCTTCTTTAGTGCGGCAGGTGGTGGTGATCCCGTATTGTTCCAGCACGTGTTCTGGTTCTTTGGTCACCCTGAAGTTTACATTATCATTTTGCCTGCATTTGGTGTTGTGTCAGAGATCATTCCAACGTTCTCGCGTAAGCCCTTGTTCGGTTATGATTCAATGGTTTATGCAACATCATCGATCGCTTTCTTATCGTTTATTGTATGGGCTCACCATATGTATACGGTAGGTATGCCGATTGCTGGCGAACTGTTCTTTATGTATGCCACGATGTTGATTGCGGTGCCAACGGCTGCAAAAGTATTCAACTGGATAACGACGATGTTTAAAGGGTCTATTACCCTTGAAACGCCCATGTTGTTTGCAATTGCTAAAGTATTTTTGTTCACGATCGGTGGTTTCTCTGGTCTGATGTTGGCTATTGCGCCAGCTGATTTCCAATACCACGATAGCTACTTTGTTGTGGCTCACTTCCACTACACAATGGTTGCTGGTGCGATATTCGCCCTGTCGGCTGCGGTGTATTACTGGATTCCAAAGTGGACGGGCAAAATGTACAACGAGACCATGGGTAAAGCCCATTTCTGGATCTCGTTCATTGGCTTTAACCTGACCTTCTTCCCGCAGCACTTTGTGGGTCTGGCAGGTATGCCGCGCCGTATTCCTGACTACAACCTGATGTTTGCTGACTTCAATATGATGTCATCTATTGGTGCCTTTATTTACGGTACAAGCCAGCTACTGTTCTTGTTCAACATTGTTAGAACAATTACACATGGCAAGCCTGTTACTGAAGATAAAGTTTGGGAAGGTGGCACGACGCTGGAGTGGACAGTGCCTTCGCCTGCGCCATACCACACCTTTACGACTCCGCCAGAAATTAAGTAA
- a CDS encoding cytochrome c oxidase assembly protein, with amino-acid sequence MTTQVDKNIKMLSVKLLGLVVIMFAFAMWVMPPLYDALCEALGINGKTGQQYTVVDSQIDTDRIVKVQFVAQNNEMMPWEFSPNTSQIEVHPGESNQVTYYAKNTQNKFMVSQAIPSIVPSRAAEYFHKTECFCFNQQPLAAGSNADLALQFIIDRDLPKDIHVITLSYTIFDVTEMAAKQDSVAASSK; translated from the coding sequence ATGACGACGCAGGTAGACAAAAACATCAAAATGCTCAGCGTAAAGCTGCTGGGCTTGGTGGTTATTATGTTTGCCTTCGCTATGTGGGTAATGCCCCCGCTTTACGATGCTTTATGCGAGGCGTTGGGCATTAACGGTAAAACCGGTCAGCAGTACACGGTTGTAGACAGCCAAATTGATACAGACCGTATAGTAAAAGTACAGTTTGTTGCACAAAACAATGAAATGATGCCTTGGGAGTTTTCGCCTAACACCAGTCAAATTGAGGTTCACCCTGGTGAATCAAATCAAGTGACTTATTACGCAAAGAATACGCAGAATAAGTTTATGGTGTCGCAGGCTATTCCCAGCATTGTTCCGTCCCGTGCAGCCGAGTACTTTCATAAAACGGAGTGTTTTTGCTTCAATCAGCAGCCTTTGGCGGCGGGAAGCAATGCCGATTTAGCGCTACAATTTATTATTGATCGTGATTTACCCAAAGATATCCATGTAATTACCTTGTCGTACACAATTTTTGACGTAACCGAGATGGCGGCCAAACAGGATTCTGTTGCGGCATCATCGAAATAG
- a CDS encoding SCO family protein: MTEETQESGAVKRERGIRLTVLAVVSVAIIFVAGFFYASTRARPMTSEELKSQGAYLYENPRMLPNFTLEDDRSERVTPVTFQGQWSLVFFGFTYCPDVCPTTLAQLKAFYQELEPEVQADTQIWLASVDPARDTPEQLHSYLDFFHPAFRGVTGDFLEVHRFATSLNIPFTKVPGGGSNYLVEHSANIALINPQGHSVGFFKAPLEISKMKRTFLSIREYY; the protein is encoded by the coding sequence ATGACTGAAGAGACGCAGGAAAGCGGCGCTGTAAAGCGCGAGCGCGGTATTAGATTAACAGTATTGGCGGTTGTTTCAGTAGCGATTATTTTCGTTGCCGGATTTTTTTATGCGTCTACTCGCGCCCGACCGATGACCAGTGAAGAGCTGAAATCACAAGGCGCGTATTTATACGAAAATCCAAGGATGCTACCTAATTTCACCTTGGAAGATGACCGTAGCGAGCGTGTTACCCCAGTGACATTTCAAGGTCAGTGGAGTTTGGTCTTTTTTGGATTTACGTATTGCCCAGATGTGTGCCCCACTACCCTTGCGCAGTTAAAAGCGTTTTACCAAGAGTTAGAGCCAGAGGTGCAAGCTGATACTCAAATTTGGTTGGCAAGCGTTGATCCCGCTAGAGATACACCGGAACAATTACATAGCTACTTGGATTTCTTCCACCCAGCATTTAGGGGTGTTACAGGCGATTTCTTGGAAGTTCACCGTTTTGCTACATCATTAAATATACCATTCACCAAGGTTCCCGGTGGAGGCAGTAATTACTTGGTAGAGCATAGTGCAAATATTGCACTGATAAACCCACAGGGCCATTCGGTTGGATTTTTTAAAGCGCCCTTGGAAATCAGTAAAATGAAAAGAACATTTTTATCTATTCGCGAATATTATTGA
- a CDS encoding cytochrome c oxidase subunit 3, with protein MAGQSNTGHETYYVPDSSKLAVSASIGMTAIVYGAASFINDASYRAGEDTNSGFILFAGLAWLAATLFVWFSTTIRENRAGMNSAQLKQSYVIGMQWFIFSEVMFFGAFFGALFYIRNLAGPWLAGEGDGVMNTLLWPGFEYTWPLLETPQDAIGGVQAQAAAGHLANNGEFVGAEHSLSFPGFANIGHWLPLYNTVILLASSFTCHIAHMGIKQNDRKKFNLWLFITVALGCIFLYLQYMEYHEALFEYGIRLNSGVYGTTFFMLTGFHGFHVAMGTFMLLVQWLRSKTKGHFSAEDQFGFEASSWYWHFVDVVWVFLFLFVYIL; from the coding sequence ATGGCGGGTCAAAGTAATACAGGGCATGAAACTTATTACGTGCCAGACAGTAGTAAATTAGCTGTTAGTGCGTCGATAGGTATGACAGCTATCGTCTACGGTGCTGCCAGCTTTATAAATGACGCCAGCTATCGCGCTGGTGAAGATACAAACTCCGGCTTTATTTTGTTTGCTGGTTTAGCGTGGTTAGCCGCAACCTTATTTGTGTGGTTTAGCACGACTATTCGTGAAAACCGCGCTGGTATGAATAGCGCACAGCTAAAGCAGTCATACGTGATTGGCATGCAGTGGTTTATATTTTCTGAAGTAATGTTCTTTGGCGCATTCTTTGGTGCCCTTTTCTATATCCGCAACCTTGCTGGTCCATGGTTAGCTGGTGAAGGCGATGGGGTAATGAACACCCTACTTTGGCCTGGTTTTGAATACACTTGGCCGCTGCTAGAAACGCCTCAAGATGCAATTGGTGGTGTACAAGCACAGGCTGCAGCTGGGCATTTAGCAAACAATGGTGAATTTGTAGGTGCCGAGCATAGCTTGTCATTTCCAGGTTTTGCCAATATTGGTCATTGGTTACCTTTGTACAACACCGTGATTCTGCTGGCATCTAGCTTTACTTGTCATATTGCCCATATGGGTATTAAGCAGAATGATCGTAAGAAGTTTAACTTATGGCTGTTCATCACTGTGGCACTGGGATGCATCTTCTTGTACTTACAGTACATGGAATACCATGAAGCACTGTTTGAATATGGTATTCGCTTAAACAGTGGTGTTTACGGAACAACATTCTTCATGTTGACGGGTTTCCATGGCTTCCACGTTGCTATGGGTACGTTCATGTTGTTGGTTCAGTGGTTACGTTCAAAAACAAAGGGTCACTTCTCAGCGGAAGACCAATTTGGTTTTGAAGCGTCTTCATGGTATTGGCACTTTGTTGATGTGGTTTGGGTATTCTTGTTCTTGTTCGTTTACATTCTGTAA
- the coxB gene encoding cytochrome c oxidase subunit II produces the protein MYLQAKRLLKLALSPVLMLLSLFSTGAWAEQAERWQTNMTPGITEVGHQIYDLHMWVFYICVVTGIVVFGVMFYSVFAYRKERHQEPATFHENTRMEIAWTIVPFLILLFMAVPATKTLIEIYDTDDADLDILITGYQWKWKYEYINPDGDNVSFFSNLLTDGAEIANTEDKGSNYLLEVDEPVVIPVNKKVRFLVTANDVLHAWWVPALAVKRDAIPGFINEAWTKATETGVFRGQCAELCGRNHGFMPIVVNVVEESEYEAWLGEKEAAAAEIKELMAKDFSLDELVERGKSVYTSACSACHGANGEGGVGKAIAGSAIATGAIREHTDRIVNGVPGTAMPAFGSQLNEVDLAAVITYQRNAFGNNMGDMLQPVDIYNFKKGQ, from the coding sequence ATGTATTTACAAGCGAAACGGCTTCTCAAGCTGGCGCTTAGTCCTGTGCTAATGCTGCTAAGCCTGTTTAGTACTGGCGCATGGGCCGAGCAGGCCGAGCGTTGGCAAACCAATATGACCCCTGGTATTACCGAGGTTGGTCATCAAATTTACGACTTGCATATGTGGGTTTTCTACATTTGTGTCGTAACAGGCATAGTAGTTTTTGGCGTGATGTTTTACTCGGTATTTGCATACCGTAAAGAGCGTCATCAGGAGCCAGCAACTTTCCACGAAAATACGCGAATGGAAATTGCTTGGACCATAGTTCCTTTTTTAATCTTGTTGTTTATGGCTGTTCCAGCCACCAAAACCTTGATTGAAATCTACGATACCGACGATGCTGATTTAGATATCTTAATTACCGGTTATCAGTGGAAATGGAAATACGAATACATCAATCCAGACGGTGATAATGTTAGTTTCTTCTCTAACTTGTTGACTGATGGTGCGGAAATTGCGAATACCGAAGACAAGGGTTCAAATTACTTGTTGGAAGTTGATGAGCCAGTTGTTATCCCGGTAAACAAAAAAGTGCGCTTTTTAGTTACCGCCAATGACGTATTGCACGCTTGGTGGGTGCCTGCGTTAGCGGTTAAGCGTGATGCAATTCCTGGTTTTATCAACGAAGCATGGACTAAAGCGACTGAAACCGGTGTTTTTCGTGGTCAGTGTGCTGAGCTGTGTGGCCGCAATCATGGCTTTATGCCCATTGTGGTTAACGTCGTTGAAGAGTCTGAATATGAAGCGTGGTTAGGCGAAAAAGAAGCCGCCGCTGCTGAAATTAAAGAATTGATGGCAAAAGACTTTTCTCTTGATGAGTTGGTAGAGCGCGGTAAGTCAGTTTACACAAGTGCATGTTCTGCTTGTCATGGTGCAAATGGTGAAGGCGGTGTCGGTAAAGCAATTGCTGGCAGTGCTATAGCGACTGGCGCTATAAGAGAGCATACAGACCGCATCGTCAATGGTGTACCAGGCACTGCAATGCCGGCATTTGGTAGTCAGCTAAACGAGGTAGATCTTGCCGCTGTTATTACATATCAGCGCAATGCCTTCGGTAACAACATGGGTGACATGTTGCAGCCAGTTGATATTTACAACTTCAAGAAAGGTCAGTAG
- a CDS encoding SURF1 family protein codes for MASKQNRLQWQLDWKSALAITLMLPVLVSLGCWQLERADEKRDLLSDFEERRLLPAVNIAELTNYPNYRPVYALGEFDESRYWLLDNRINQGRFGYEIMAVFKLNNGRELLVDRGWVEGDASRRTLPAINTPSGVVKVTGELYRSVEKNFSLGEEQQLSDWPRRQQWLDIDAANQEFPSLLTTSLRLDSNSPGALQIKRMVVNVTPAKHTGYAVQWFGMALALGIIFILRNSNLVQWYQHRKDTENNGQ; via the coding sequence ATGGCTAGCAAGCAAAATAGGTTGCAATGGCAGTTGGATTGGAAGTCAGCCTTAGCTATTACCTTGATGCTGCCCGTGTTAGTGAGCCTTGGCTGTTGGCAGCTAGAGCGCGCCGATGAAAAACGCGACTTACTTTCCGATTTTGAGGAACGACGCCTGCTGCCGGCAGTGAATATTGCCGAACTCACAAATTATCCTAACTACCGACCTGTCTATGCGCTGGGTGAGTTTGATGAAAGCCGTTATTGGTTATTGGATAATAGAATTAATCAGGGGCGGTTCGGATATGAGATAATGGCCGTTTTTAAACTAAACAACGGCCGAGAACTGTTGGTTGATCGAGGTTGGGTTGAGGGTGACGCGTCTCGCCGTACCTTGCCAGCCATAAACACCCCAAGTGGCGTTGTTAAAGTTACTGGTGAGCTATATCGCAGTGTGGAAAAGAATTTTAGTTTAGGTGAGGAGCAGCAGTTAAGTGACTGGCCTCGGCGTCAGCAATGGTTGGATATTGATGCGGCGAATCAAGAGTTCCCTAGTTTATTAACAACTAGCTTGCGATTAGATAGCAATAGTCCTGGTGCTTTGCAAATTAAGCGAATGGTGGTTAATGTTACGCCCGCCAAACATACAGGCTATGCAGTGCAGTGGTTTGGAATGGCTTTAGCACTTGGCATTATCTTTATATTGCGCAATTCAAATTTGGTGCAGTGGTATCAACACCGTAAAGACACAGAGAACAATGGACAATGA
- the cyoE gene encoding heme o synthase, whose amino-acid sequence MTQSQAESANWRDYYELCKPNVVLLMLLTSVIGMFMSVPGMVPWEALVFGNLGIGLCAGAAAAVNHLVDSRIDLVMARTHNRPIAQGRVKTRDAAIFAAVIGGLGMAILLIKVNPLTAWLTLASLLGYAVVYTLFLKRATPQNIVIGGIAGAAPPLLGWTAVTNQIDGHALLLVLIIFIWTPPHFWALAIHRRDDYAKVEIPMLPVTHGIGYTKLHTLLYTVLLFVVTLLPFATGMSGSLYLLGAVCLGIGFLYWAIVLMRGNDPKAPMATFKYSIVYLMALFMIMLLDHYLLPAMTIFEVDY is encoded by the coding sequence ATGACGCAGTCACAGGCTGAGTCCGCAAACTGGCGAGATTATTACGAGCTGTGTAAGCCCAATGTAGTGCTTTTGATGTTGCTAACCTCAGTGATTGGCATGTTTATGTCGGTACCTGGAATGGTGCCATGGGAGGCATTGGTTTTTGGTAACCTAGGTATAGGCTTATGTGCTGGAGCTGCAGCGGCAGTGAACCATCTTGTTGATAGCCGAATAGATTTGGTTATGGCGCGAACGCATAATCGGCCAATTGCTCAGGGTCGAGTGAAAACCCGTGATGCAGCAATTTTTGCAGCGGTCATTGGCGGCTTGGGAATGGCCATTTTGCTGATTAAAGTGAACCCATTAACTGCATGGTTAACCTTGGCATCACTATTGGGTTACGCGGTGGTGTACACACTGTTTTTGAAGCGGGCTACACCACAAAATATTGTGATTGGTGGTATTGCAGGTGCTGCCCCGCCATTGCTGGGGTGGACGGCGGTTACTAATCAAATTGATGGTCATGCTCTATTGCTGGTGTTAATTATTTTTATTTGGACACCACCGCATTTTTGGGCGCTGGCAATTCATCGCCGTGATGATTACGCTAAAGTTGAAATTCCAATGCTGCCGGTGACCCACGGTATTGGTTACACCAAATTACACACTCTGTTATATACAGTGTTGTTATTCGTGGTTACCTTATTACCATTTGCCACTGGCATGAGTGGGTCTTTATATCTGTTGGGGGCAGTGTGTCTTGGCATTGGCTTTTTGTACTGGGCAATTGTGCTGATGAGAGGCAATGATCCAAAAGCGCCAATGGCAACGTTTAAATACTCTATTGTGTATCTAATGGCACTGTTTATGATCATGCTGTTAGATCATTATTTATTGCCGGCCATGACAATATTTGAGGTTGATTATTAA
- a CDS encoding DUF2909 domain-containing protein has product MWLKIVIVVLFIALVISLFSGLFFLMQDRGTTMRTWQSLKVRLILATCLMGFLFYGFFTGELGSKAPWDQRYLDSNEASQSKP; this is encoded by the coding sequence ATGTGGTTAAAGATTGTCATAGTTGTGCTATTTATCGCACTTGTTATCAGCCTCTTTAGTGGCCTGTTCTTTTTAATGCAAGATCGCGGTACAACAATGCGGACGTGGCAATCTTTAAAGGTTCGCCTCATCCTTGCGACATGCTTGATGGGCTTTCTATTCTATGGCTTTTTTACTGGCGAGCTCGGCTCTAAAGCGCCATGGGACCAACGCTATTTAGATTCAAATGAAGCCAGCCAATCTAAACCCTAG
- a CDS encoding COX15/CtaA family protein, which translates to MALFNNPVQRKSGFRLTFVACLVAVIVLGMGVFTRLADAGLGCPDWPTCYGHVLWPSDDHDVARANEAYPDAPVEHDKTWPEMIHRYLASSLGLFTIAILVVSLRSKEANQPVKLPVFLLAFIILQGMFGMWTVTLKLWPQVVTAHLLGGFTTLSMLWLLTLRLNNHHWHIPAIDERKLLSIKPFAVIGLIIVIAQIALGGWTTSNYADIACPDFPTCQGAWLPPMNFADGFNITQHIGPNYLGGTMDNAARVAIHFSHRLGAIITAAYLIFLSIKLLQLSLPAAKKLSYGILVVLAVQISLGISNVVFRFPIDVAVAHNLVGALLLLTQVTTTYLVYTAVVNRGGIRV; encoded by the coding sequence ATGGCATTATTTAATAATCCTGTGCAGCGAAAATCAGGCTTTCGCCTAACATTTGTTGCCTGCTTGGTGGCAGTTATTGTTTTAGGCATGGGGGTGTTTACTAGGTTGGCTGATGCTGGCTTAGGGTGTCCAGATTGGCCAACATGCTACGGCCATGTGCTCTGGCCCAGTGATGATCACGACGTGGCGCGTGCTAATGAAGCCTACCCAGATGCGCCAGTGGAACATGACAAAACATGGCCTGAAATGATTCACCGCTATTTGGCATCTAGCCTGGGTTTATTCACTATTGCGATTCTAGTTGTTTCGCTTCGCAGCAAAGAAGCTAATCAACCGGTGAAGCTACCGGTTTTTCTACTCGCTTTTATCATTTTACAAGGCATGTTCGGCATGTGGACGGTCACGTTAAAGCTGTGGCCGCAGGTTGTTACCGCACACTTACTGGGTGGCTTCACAACGCTAAGTATGTTGTGGTTACTCACATTGCGGCTGAATAATCATCACTGGCACATACCCGCAATTGATGAGAGAAAATTGTTATCAATAAAACCCTTTGCAGTTATTGGCTTGATTATAGTGATTGCTCAAATAGCATTGGGGGGGTGGACTACATCAAACTATGCGGATATTGCGTGCCCAGATTTTCCGACATGTCAGGGTGCTTGGCTACCGCCAATGAATTTTGCTGATGGATTTAATATTACCCAGCATATAGGGCCAAATTACCTAGGCGGTACCATGGACAATGCTGCTAGAGTGGCAATTCACTTTAGTCATCGACTTGGTGCGATCATCACAGCCGCGTATTTAATATTTTTGTCTATAAAGTTGCTGCAACTGAGCTTACCTGCAGCAAAAAAATTGTCATATGGCATTTTGGTAGTCCTAGCAGTCCAAATTAGCTTGGGCATCAGTAATGTTGTGTTTCGTTTCCCGATTGATGTTGCCGTAGCGCACAACCTAGTCGGTGCATTGTTGTTGCTTACGCAGGTAACCACCACATATTTGGTATATACAGCGGTGGTAAACCGCGGGGGAATTCGAGTATGA
- a CDS encoding MATE family efflux transporter: MSSSQQINRRIRNIAWPMILANLSVPLLGIVDTAILGHLDDSRYLSAVAISTSLLAFLYWGFGFLRMGTTGASAQTHNHQESAGLLIKALLLSSIIAILIFIIGRSFSHIGLGLMNTTENLLPIAQRYLHIRLYSAPAVLGTYVVIGWLIGQQQTRWPLIIAVASNLLNIALDYVLIIKFNQLSNGAAAASAISEYFGFALALWAVRTPLKHTLATGLKISWAQGPKLKQLLTTNFHLFIRTAALLSSLAFFTAQSAALGQNQLAANAILLQLMMISAYGLDGFAHAAEALVGEAYKNNNQALLIKLCLACAKFCAVAAFSASVILILFKSAIIEMMTDLPAVALLINNDYYWLAWLPLLCAPSYLLDGIYIGTLKTKTMQWCMLFSVAVIYLPLWALTQHLGNSGLWLAFTAFNIARGLSLAACFKYSILKKVPTSVN, translated from the coding sequence ATGAGCTCTTCACAGCAAATTAACCGTCGCATTCGCAACATTGCATGGCCGATGATCCTTGCGAACCTATCGGTTCCACTCTTGGGCATTGTCGATACCGCCATTCTCGGCCATCTTGACGACAGCCGCTACTTAAGCGCTGTCGCCATTAGCACCAGCTTACTTGCCTTCCTATATTGGGGGTTTGGCTTTCTGAGAATGGGCACCACTGGCGCCAGCGCCCAAACCCATAACCACCAGGAAAGCGCGGGCTTATTAATAAAAGCCCTTTTACTTAGCAGCATTATCGCTATTTTGATATTCATCATCGGTAGAAGCTTTAGCCACATCGGCCTTGGTTTAATGAATACCACTGAGAACCTACTCCCTATAGCGCAACGCTACTTACATATCCGCCTGTATAGCGCCCCCGCCGTATTAGGTACTTATGTTGTTATAGGCTGGCTTATCGGACAGCAGCAAACTCGTTGGCCGCTGATCATCGCAGTAGCCAGCAATCTTCTAAATATCGCGCTGGATTATGTTTTGATAATCAAATTCAACCAACTCAGCAATGGCGCAGCCGCCGCAAGCGCAATCAGTGAGTACTTTGGATTTGCGCTGGCTCTGTGGGCGGTACGCACCCCCTTAAAACACACGCTAGCAACGGGTTTAAAGATAAGCTGGGCGCAAGGCCCCAAACTTAAGCAGCTCCTTACCACCAACTTCCATCTGTTTATTAGAACAGCCGCACTGCTATCCAGCCTTGCTTTTTTTACCGCCCAAAGTGCGGCTCTTGGACAAAACCAACTTGCCGCCAACGCCATTTTGCTGCAATTAATGATGATCAGCGCTTACGGCCTTGATGGCTTTGCCCACGCGGCAGAAGCATTGGTTGGTGAAGCCTATAAGAATAACAACCAAGCACTGCTCATTAAGCTTTGCCTAGCCTGCGCTAAATTCTGTGCCGTTGCCGCTTTTAGCGCCAGCGTCATTCTCATTCTTTTTAAATCTGCCATTATTGAAATGATGACCGATTTACCCGCAGTGGCTCTTCTCATAAACAATGATTATTACTGGTTAGCATGGCTGCCACTGCTGTGTGCACCAAGCTACCTTCTAGACGGTATTTATATTGGCACACTCAAAACCAAAACCATGCAATGGTGCATGCTCTTCTCAGTTGCTGTGATTTACCTACCCCTATGGGCACTTACGCAACACCTTGGCAATAGTGGTCTTTGGCTTGCATTTACGGCATTCAATATAGCTCGTGGACTCAGCCTCGCAGCGTGCTTTAAATACAGTATCTTAAAAAAAGTGCCAACTTCCGTAAACTAG
- a CDS encoding metal ABC transporter permease, with translation MIDILLYALIAGLLVAALCGPLGALVTWQRMAYYGDTLAHSALLGLALGLALQLNLQYSVLFTCLLIGFVLFVLQWWRDIALDSLLGILSHSSLALGLVLISFLDNMQLDLNAFLFGDLLAIEKEDLISLGGICFLVFALLCRYWHALVAVTAHAELAEVEGLPVKRLRLLLMLMVAATVAVAMKIVGVLLITAMLIIPASAAGRFARSPEQAAILAIICGAIAVIAGLAGAWYWDTPAGPSIVLGAGGLFVLGQLAPSYRRK, from the coding sequence ATGATTGATATTCTTCTTTATGCTTTAATTGCCGGCTTGCTTGTTGCTGCCTTGTGCGGCCCCCTCGGTGCACTAGTGACTTGGCAGCGCATGGCCTATTACGGTGACACCCTTGCACACTCAGCGCTGCTTGGGCTAGCACTGGGGCTCGCCTTGCAGCTAAATTTACAATACAGCGTCCTTTTCACCTGCTTACTTATTGGCTTCGTCCTGTTTGTCTTACAGTGGTGGAGAGATATTGCACTAGATAGCCTGCTGGGCATCTTGTCGCATAGCAGCCTTGCACTCGGCTTAGTATTAATTTCGTTCCTAGATAATATGCAATTAGATTTAAACGCTTTTTTGTTTGGCGATTTACTCGCAATTGAAAAAGAGGATCTAATCAGTCTTGGAGGAATCTGTTTCTTGGTATTCGCTTTACTGTGCCGCTACTGGCATGCATTAGTTGCCGTTACCGCCCACGCCGAGCTTGCCGAAGTCGAAGGTTTACCTGTAAAACGCCTGCGCTTACTGCTCATGCTAATGGTTGCAGCAACCGTGGCTGTAGCAATGAAAATAGTGGGTGTATTGCTCATTACAGCGATGCTTATCATTCCTGCATCAGCAGCAGGCCGCTTTGCCCGCAGCCCAGAACAGGCCGCAATATTAGCAATAATCTGCGGCGCTATCGCGGTAATAGCAGGGCTTGCCGGTGCATGGTACTGGGACACCCCTGCTGGCCCTAGCATTGTTCTTGGCGCAGGCGGCTTGTTTGTACTTGGGCAACTAGCACCTAGCTATCGACGCAAATAA